One Rhodoferax ferrireducens T118 DNA segment encodes these proteins:
- a CDS encoding DUF1993 domain-containing protein codes for MTISMYQASVPRFVNILGNLSNILDKAQAHIDTRKLDDATLTTYRLFPDMLPMAKQVQIACDAAKGVVARLAGVEIPVHEDNEKTLAELKARIAKTIVFVQSVTPEQIDGTEDKDIVIKRGDKETHYKGMQFLLGHAIPNFYFHVTTTYNILRHNGIEIGKRDYIGNP; via the coding sequence ATGACCATCTCCATGTACCAGGCCAGCGTGCCGCGCTTTGTCAATATTCTGGGAAACTTGTCGAACATCCTGGACAAGGCGCAGGCTCATATCGATACCCGGAAACTTGACGATGCCACGCTAACCACTTATCGCCTGTTCCCGGACATGCTGCCCATGGCCAAGCAGGTACAAATTGCCTGTGATGCTGCCAAGGGGGTGGTGGCGCGCCTGGCCGGTGTCGAGATACCCGTGCATGAAGACAATGAAAAAACATTGGCCGAGTTGAAGGCGCGTATTGCCAAAACCATCGTCTTTGTCCAGAGCGTGACACCAGAGCAGATTGACGGCACTGAAGACAAGGACATTGTGATCAAGCGCGGCGACAAGGAAACCCACTACAAGGGCATGCAGTTTCTGCTGGGCCACGCTATTCCAAATTTCTACTTCCACGTGACCACCACCTACAACATCCTGCGCCATAACGGCATTGAAATCGGCAAACGCGATTACATCGGCAATCCTTAA
- a CDS encoding GDCCVxC domain-containing (seleno)protein: MTTAILESTLTCPQCGHARQETMPTDACQFFYECERCKTVLSPKAGDCCVFCSYGTVKCPPMQAQRGCCG; encoded by the coding sequence ATGACGACCGCTATTCTTGAATCGACATTAACATGTCCTCAGTGCGGCCATGCAAGGCAGGAAACCATGCCGACCGATGCCTGTCAATTCTTCTATGAGTGCGAGCGGTGCAAGACGGTGCTGAGCCCCAAGGCCGGTGACTGCTGTGTTTTTTGCTCCTACGGGACAGTTAAGTGCCCTCCAATGCAGGCGCAGCGCGGATGTTGCGGGTGA
- a CDS encoding LysR family transcriptional regulator, whose translation MNLSWLLDFQALATSGNFSRAAADRAMTQPAFSRRIRALETWLGVTLFDRSTHPATLTEVGEWFRAEAQTILARVARVPDEARAVAASSSATLRFAATHALSLTFLPAWLRTLETRLAMGSIQLVSDVLQQCEALMLQGRAQFMLSHAHVLVPGRLDPGSYLSVKVGTDTLIPVAAGNGSGAPRHCLGANADVRVPLLSYSDESGLARVIGALRGDALEKCGTETVFTAHLAAVLKSMALDGRGVAWLPVSLIQDELQDGRLVEAAQPDWRIELDIRLFRNQATAPPAAEAFWRAVALSLA comes from the coding sequence ATGAATCTTTCTTGGCTCCTTGACTTTCAGGCGTTGGCCACCAGCGGCAATTTTTCGCGCGCTGCAGCAGATCGGGCCATGACGCAGCCCGCATTCAGCCGGAGAATTCGGGCCCTCGAAACGTGGCTCGGTGTCACCCTGTTCGACCGGAGCACGCATCCGGCCACCCTCACGGAAGTTGGCGAATGGTTTCGTGCCGAGGCGCAAACCATCCTCGCGCGCGTGGCGCGGGTTCCCGACGAAGCCCGGGCGGTTGCAGCTTCGAGTTCAGCAACCTTGCGATTTGCGGCGACGCATGCTTTGTCTCTCACCTTTCTTCCGGCGTGGCTGCGAACCCTGGAGACAAGACTTGCGATGGGTTCAATCCAGTTGGTGTCCGATGTGCTTCAGCAGTGCGAGGCGCTGATGTTGCAGGGGCGTGCGCAGTTCATGTTGTCTCACGCGCATGTGCTGGTGCCGGGCCGGCTCGACCCCGGAAGCTATCTGTCAGTCAAAGTCGGCACCGACACCCTGATCCCGGTGGCCGCCGGCAATGGTTCGGGCGCGCCTCGCCATTGTCTGGGCGCAAATGCCGATGTGCGTGTTCCTTTGTTGTCCTATAGCGATGAGTCTGGTCTCGCACGCGTGATAGGTGCGCTGCGTGGCGACGCGCTGGAGAAGTGTGGCACCGAAACCGTTTTTACTGCACATCTGGCAGCGGTTCTTAAATCCATGGCCCTGGACGGGCGTGGGGTGGCGTGGCTACCCGTCAGTCTGATTCAAGACGAGCTTCAGGATGGAAGACTGGTGGAAGCTGCTCAGCCGGACTGGCGTATTGAACTGGACATCCGGCTGTTCCGCAATCAAGCCACAGCCCCGCCGGCGGCCGAAGCCTTTTGGCGTGCAGTTGCCTTATCTCTGGCCTGA
- a CDS encoding tartrate dehydrogenase, with product MKTYKIACIPGDGIGKEVVPAGQTVLEALAASSNTFKFEFENFGWGGDWYRAHGAMMPADGLDALRGKDAILFGSAGDPDIPDHITLWGLRLKICQGFDQYANVRPTRILPGIDAPLKRCRPEDLDWVIVRENSEGEYSGVGGRVHQGQPIEAATDLSMMTRAGVERIMRYAFKQAQSRPRKLLTVVTKSNAQRHAMVMWDEIAVQISKEFPDVTWDKELVDAATARMVNRPATLDTLVATNLHADILSDLAAALAGSLGIAPTANIDPERRYPSMFEPIHGSAFDIMGRGLANPVGTFWSVVMLLEHLGELEAARRLMQAIEQVTANPALHTRDLGGKATTTEVTQAVCSQLAKSSKGKGA from the coding sequence ATGAAGACTTACAAAATTGCCTGTATTCCAGGTGATGGGATCGGAAAGGAAGTCGTGCCAGCGGGGCAGACCGTACTGGAGGCACTGGCGGCGTCCAGCAACACGTTCAAGTTCGAGTTCGAGAACTTCGGCTGGGGCGGTGATTGGTACCGCGCACACGGCGCCATGATGCCAGCCGACGGACTGGACGCGTTGCGCGGCAAAGATGCGATTTTGTTTGGCTCTGCAGGTGACCCGGACATCCCTGACCACATCACACTCTGGGGCTTGCGTCTCAAAATCTGTCAGGGCTTTGACCAGTACGCCAATGTGCGCCCCACCCGCATCCTGCCTGGCATCGACGCGCCGCTGAAACGCTGCAGGCCCGAGGACCTGGACTGGGTCATCGTGCGCGAGAATTCGGAGGGTGAGTATTCGGGTGTGGGTGGCCGCGTCCACCAAGGCCAGCCGATCGAGGCCGCCACCGATTTGTCGATGATGACCCGCGCTGGCGTCGAGCGCATCATGCGCTACGCCTTCAAGCAGGCTCAGTCCCGTCCGCGCAAGTTGTTGACCGTGGTCACCAAGTCCAACGCACAACGCCATGCCATGGTCATGTGGGATGAGATCGCAGTGCAAATTTCAAAAGAGTTTCCCGATGTAACGTGGGATAAAGAACTGGTGGACGCCGCAACGGCCCGCATGGTGAACCGTCCGGCCACACTGGACACCCTTGTTGCGACCAACCTGCATGCCGACATCCTGAGTGACCTGGCCGCGGCACTGGCTGGCAGCCTGGGCATCGCACCCACCGCCAACATCGATCCCGAGCGCCGCTACCCTTCGATGTTTGAACCCATCCACGGTTCAGCCTTTGACATCATGGGCAGAGGCTTGGCCAACCCGGTCGGCACCTTCTGGTCGGTGGTGATGCTGTTGGAGCACCTGGGCGAGTTGGAGGCCGCCAGGCGCCTCATGCAAGCCATCGAGCAAGTCACCGCCAACCCGGCCCTGCACACCCGTGACCTGGGCGGCAAAGCCACCACAACCGAGGTGACGCAGGCCGTGTGCAGCCAACTGGCCAAAAGCTCCAAGGGCAAAGGCGCATGA
- the map gene encoding type I methionyl aminopeptidase: MDHGIPIHFAEGIDMARRAGRLAAEVLSMVEAYVVPGVSTEALDRICRDHIVNVQGAIPANLGYHDYPKTILTSVNQVVCHGIPSPDKILKKGDIINIDVAVIKDGWFGDTSRMYFVGAPSVLARRLVETTYEALLAGIRQVKPGATLGDIGHAIQSVAHREHFSVVREYCGHGIGQVYHDEPQVLHYGRRGEGIKLEPGMVFTIEPMLNAGKRETRQLPDGWTVVTKDRSLSAQFEHMVAVTPSGYEVLTPWPGGTGADAPV, encoded by the coding sequence ATGGATCACGGCATTCCCATCCATTTCGCCGAGGGTATCGACATGGCGCGGCGAGCCGGTCGGCTTGCCGCAGAAGTTCTCAGCATGGTCGAGGCATACGTCGTGCCGGGGGTGAGTACCGAGGCGCTCGACCGAATCTGCCGCGACCACATCGTGAATGTCCAGGGCGCCATTCCAGCCAACTTGGGGTACCACGACTATCCCAAGACCATCCTCACCTCAGTCAACCAGGTGGTTTGCCATGGCATCCCCTCGCCCGATAAGATTTTGAAGAAGGGCGACATCATCAACATCGATGTTGCCGTCATCAAGGATGGCTGGTTCGGCGACACCAGTCGCATGTACTTCGTCGGAGCCCCCAGCGTGTTGGCTCGGCGCCTGGTGGAGACGACGTACGAAGCATTGCTGGCCGGAATCCGGCAAGTCAAGCCTGGAGCGACTCTTGGCGATATTGGCCATGCCATCCAGTCGGTCGCTCACCGGGAGCATTTCAGCGTAGTGCGCGAATACTGCGGGCACGGCATTGGTCAGGTCTACCACGATGAGCCGCAAGTGCTGCACTATGGGCGGCGCGGGGAAGGGATCAAGCTCGAACCGGGGATGGTTTTCACCATCGAACCGATGCTCAACGCAGGCAAACGCGAAACCAGGCAATTGCCCGACGGGTGGACAGTCGTGACAAAGGACAGGTCTTTGTCTGCCCAGTTTGAACACATGGTGGCTGTGACGCCTTCAGGGTATGAGGTGCTTACGCCTTGGCCTGGAGGCACAGGTGCTGACGCGCCGGTTTGA
- a CDS encoding heavy metal translocating P-type ATPase has product MSTTASTCQHGQPHAQKYGDAHKGHVYEAGTSITVLSVPDMCCPTESGMVEKDLRRLHGVTSITPDLMRRQVRVEYTGLTEAELLTAARHSGLAVELQAEAVPVPRNFERSVILVEQMDCPTEEALIRKRLACADGVAAMTFNLMQRRLTVDHAPGQLPDVLKALQEIGLGGTVEPSGTAQVQPPASQRHASSYWKLILGGVAAVAAEALAFSVGDAHWGVIGLTLLTIALTGLGTYRKGWFAVRQLNLNIHALMSVAVTGAVFIGRWPEAAMVMFLFAVAEMIEAKSLDRARRAVEGLMAMTSDTATVKVADGWEIVPAAGVAIGTLVRARPGERIALDGQVVSGSTTVDQAPITGESIPVDKSIGDPLFAGTINQGGEVAYRTTAPANDSTLARIVRAVQDAQASKAPTQRFVDTFATYYTPIVFGIAMAVAALPPLVAGGDWLTWVYRALVMLVIACPCALVISTPVTVVSGLTAAARRGILIKGGLFLEQGHRLTVLALDKTGTLTQGRPSLTDIVALHGTQDEQLRLAAALARRSDHPVSMAVGAYAGDRFPPLDVASFKAINGRGVEGVIEGVSYLLGNHRLVEDLNACSPALELKLNALEEQGKTAIVLIGDGQALAIFAVADAVRPHSREAIAELTALGIEPVMLTGDNRHTAQAIARQVGIAEVRSELLPEHKLEAIKEFQSRGAVVGMVGDGINDAPALATADIGFAMGAAGTDTAIETADVALMDDDPRKLVGFIRLSRATHSVLWQNIALALGIKAVFLALAVLGQATLWMAVFADMGASLLVVLNGLRLLRHPANACKQ; this is encoded by the coding sequence ATGTCAACCACCGCTTCTACCTGTCAGCACGGCCAACCTCATGCCCAAAAGTACGGCGATGCCCACAAAGGGCATGTCTATGAGGCGGGCACTTCAATCACCGTTCTGTCTGTGCCCGACATGTGCTGTCCGACCGAGTCCGGGATGGTCGAGAAGGACTTACGGCGGCTGCATGGCGTGACAAGCATCACGCCAGACCTCATGCGCCGCCAGGTTCGCGTCGAGTACACCGGTCTTACCGAAGCAGAACTCCTGACGGCCGCCCGCCATTCTGGCCTCGCGGTCGAACTTCAGGCAGAGGCAGTCCCAGTGCCCCGGAACTTCGAGCGCTCCGTCATCCTTGTCGAGCAGATGGATTGCCCGACGGAAGAGGCACTCATCCGCAAGCGTCTTGCCTGCGCCGATGGCGTCGCCGCGATGACGTTCAACCTGATGCAGCGCCGGTTAACTGTTGACCATGCGCCGGGACAGCTGCCAGATGTTCTGAAGGCATTGCAGGAGATTGGCCTGGGAGGAACGGTGGAGCCTTCTGGGACGGCGCAAGTCCAGCCGCCCGCATCGCAAAGGCACGCTTCAAGTTACTGGAAGCTGATTCTGGGTGGCGTAGCCGCTGTTGCGGCGGAGGCGCTTGCATTCTCGGTTGGCGATGCGCACTGGGGCGTCATTGGGCTCACGCTGCTGACCATTGCGCTGACCGGACTGGGGACTTACAGAAAAGGTTGGTTTGCTGTGCGACAGCTCAACCTCAATATCCACGCCCTCATGTCGGTGGCGGTCACGGGTGCTGTGTTTATTGGTCGATGGCCAGAGGCGGCCATGGTGATGTTCCTCTTCGCCGTGGCAGAGATGATTGAAGCAAAGTCACTCGACCGTGCGAGGCGGGCTGTTGAGGGCTTGATGGCGATGACCTCGGATACGGCCACAGTGAAGGTCGCTGACGGCTGGGAGATAGTCCCTGCCGCCGGCGTCGCCATAGGCACCTTGGTGCGTGCGCGCCCAGGCGAACGCATTGCGCTGGATGGCCAGGTGGTCAGCGGCTCAACTACCGTGGACCAGGCGCCCATTACGGGCGAGAGTATTCCAGTCGACAAGTCCATCGGCGACCCGCTGTTTGCCGGGACCATCAACCAAGGTGGCGAAGTGGCGTACCGGACCACGGCGCCAGCGAACGACTCAACGCTGGCACGCATTGTTCGTGCGGTGCAGGACGCGCAAGCTTCCAAGGCGCCGACGCAGCGCTTTGTCGATACCTTTGCCACGTACTACACGCCCATCGTGTTCGGCATCGCGATGGCGGTCGCGGCGCTGCCGCCATTGGTCGCGGGTGGTGACTGGTTGACCTGGGTTTACCGGGCGCTGGTCATGCTGGTCATTGCCTGTCCGTGCGCTCTGGTGATATCGACACCGGTCACAGTCGTTTCCGGACTCACCGCCGCAGCACGCCGGGGCATTCTCATCAAGGGCGGCCTTTTCCTGGAACAGGGACATCGATTGACCGTGCTGGCGCTCGACAAGACCGGAACGCTGACCCAGGGACGGCCCTCGCTGACCGATATCGTTGCGCTGCATGGCACGCAAGACGAGCAGCTTCGCCTCGCCGCGGCACTCGCCCGGCGCAGCGACCATCCGGTCTCGATGGCGGTCGGTGCGTATGCCGGCGACCGTTTCCCGCCGCTGGACGTGGCCAGTTTCAAGGCCATAAACGGGCGTGGCGTCGAAGGCGTCATTGAGGGTGTGTCGTATCTGCTGGGCAACCATCGGTTGGTCGAGGATTTGAACGCCTGCTCACCCGCTCTTGAACTGAAGCTGAACGCGCTGGAAGAGCAAGGCAAGACTGCCATCGTGCTCATCGGTGATGGGCAGGCGCTCGCCATCTTTGCCGTCGCTGACGCAGTGCGCCCCCACAGTCGAGAGGCAATTGCCGAACTGACGGCCCTCGGTATCGAACCCGTGATGCTGACGGGCGACAACCGTCACACAGCGCAGGCAATTGCACGGCAGGTCGGAATAGCGGAGGTGCGCAGCGAATTGCTGCCGGAGCACAAGCTTGAAGCCATAAAAGAATTTCAATCCCGCGGCGCCGTGGTGGGAATGGTCGGCGACGGCATCAATGATGCCCCGGCTCTGGCCACGGCGGATATTGGGTTTGCAATGGGAGCGGCCGGTACCGACACCGCCATTGAGACGGCGGATGTCGCGCTCATGGACGACGACCCGCGCAAGCTGGTCGGATTTATTCGTCTCTCAAGAGCAACGCATTCCGTTTTGTGGCAAAACATTGCGCTCGCTCTGGGTATCAAGGCGGTGTTCCTCGCATTGGCTGTTCTCGGACAGGCGACGCTTTGGATGGCGGTCTTTGCCGATATGGGTGCCAGCCTTCTCGTCGTGTTGAACGGCCTGCGTCTGTTGCGGCATCCGGCGAACGCGTGTAAGCAATGA
- a CDS encoding mandelate racemase/muconate lactonizing enzyme family protein, translated as MKITAIREATKPIKSDIRNAYIDFSKMTLSLVAVVTDVIRDGKPVIGYGFNSNGRYGQGSLIRERFAPRILEASPESLGDDSGNNLDPHKIWTTMMTNEKPGGHGERSVAVGTIDMAVWDAVAKIEDKPLYQLLAERYGDGRPKRKVFVYAAGGYYWPGQGIEGLEREMRSYLDRGYSVVKMKIGGASLSEDCKRIEAVLRLLGPGQKLAVDANGRFDLKTAVEYAKALSNYGLFWYEEAGDPLDYALQAELAQHYAGPMATGENLFSMQDARNLIRYGGMRPDRDWLQFDCALSYGLVEYLRTLEMLKEHGWSTSRCIPHGGHQMSLAIAAGLGLGGNESYPDLFQPYGGFPDGVKVENSYVTLPELPGIGFEGKADLYREMSALAS; from the coding sequence GTGAAAATTACTGCCATCCGTGAAGCTACCAAACCCATCAAATCCGACATCCGCAACGCGTACATCGACTTTTCAAAGATGACACTGAGCCTGGTGGCGGTCGTCACCGACGTCATCCGTGACGGCAAACCTGTGATCGGCTACGGCTTCAACTCGAACGGCCGCTACGGCCAGGGCTCGCTGATCCGCGAACGGTTCGCCCCGCGCATCCTCGAAGCGTCTCCAGAGAGTCTGGGAGACGACAGCGGAAACAACCTCGACCCCCACAAGATCTGGACAACCATGATGACCAATGAAAAGCCCGGTGGTCATGGCGAGCGCTCGGTTGCAGTGGGCACGATTGACATGGCGGTGTGGGACGCGGTCGCCAAGATCGAAGACAAACCACTTTACCAACTGCTTGCTGAACGCTATGGTGACGGCCGGCCCAAGCGCAAGGTCTTCGTCTATGCGGCCGGCGGGTACTACTGGCCCGGCCAGGGGATTGAAGGGCTGGAGCGGGAAATGCGCAGCTACCTTGACCGCGGATATTCCGTGGTCAAAATGAAGATTGGCGGCGCATCTCTCAGCGAAGACTGCAAACGCATTGAGGCCGTGCTGAGACTGTTGGGACCTGGCCAGAAACTGGCCGTGGATGCCAACGGCCGATTCGACTTGAAGACGGCCGTCGAATACGCCAAGGCGCTGTCGAACTACGGCCTGTTCTGGTACGAGGAAGCCGGTGATCCGCTTGACTATGCCCTGCAGGCAGAACTCGCCCAGCACTACGCCGGGCCGATGGCCACCGGCGAAAATCTCTTCTCGATGCAGGACGCGCGCAACCTGATTCGCTACGGTGGTATGCGGCCTGACCGTGACTGGCTGCAGTTTGACTGCGCTCTGAGCTACGGCCTCGTGGAATACCTGCGCACCCTGGAGATGCTGAAAGAGCACGGCTGGTCGACCTCGCGCTGCATCCCGCATGGCGGACATCAGATGTCACTGGCTATCGCCGCAGGTCTCGGCCTTGGCGGCAATGAGTCCTACCCCGACTTGTTCCAGCCCTACGGTGGCTTTCCTGATGGGGTGAAGGTCGAAAACAGCTACGTCACCTTGCCGGAGCTGCCCGGCATCGGCTTCGAAGGCAAAGCGGATCTTTATCGCGAGATGAGTGCCCTTGCCAGCTGA
- a CDS encoding ParD-like family protein, whose product MGIVKISDQMHENLRVAGNALSRSINAQAEHWMRVGMLSEMHPELDSREICQLLIRAELAGGLDIGVAVTGQLGKPGATSTRKH is encoded by the coding sequence ATGGGTATTGTCAAAATTTCGGACCAGATGCACGAGAACCTGCGGGTAGCGGGGAATGCCCTTAGCAGGTCGATCAATGCGCAGGCAGAGCACTGGATGCGGGTCGGCATGCTGAGCGAGATGCACCCGGAGTTGGACTCCCGGGAAATCTGCCAATTGTTGATACGGGCTGAACTCGCGGGAGGGCTGGACATAGGTGTGGCAGTCACAGGCCAACTTGGCAAACCCGGCGCAACCTCGACTAGAAAGCACTGA
- a CDS encoding carbon-nitrogen hydrolase family protein: MKIAAIQMVSGANLQRNLDIAGQLLAQAAAQGAELAVLPEYFCLMGEHDTDKLKIQETCGSGPIQDFLSRCARDLGLWIVGGTLPISTTAAERVRNSSLVFDATGQCVARYDKIHLFRFDNGVECYDEARVLEAGTQAVTFDLASCDGNTYRIGLSICYDLRFPELYRQLAADVLLVPSAFTFTTGQTHWEVLLRARAIENLAYVIAAAQGGVHDNRRRTWGHSMMIDPWGQILAQQAGGPAVIVAEVTQEFLQSARARLPALNHTVLGA, encoded by the coding sequence ATGAAAATAGCCGCCATCCAAATGGTCTCAGGAGCCAACTTGCAGCGCAACCTGGACATCGCCGGTCAGTTGCTGGCACAGGCTGCTGCGCAGGGCGCCGAGTTGGCAGTATTGCCCGAGTACTTTTGCCTCATGGGTGAACATGACACCGATAAACTCAAGATTCAGGAAACATGCGGTAGCGGGCCGATTCAGGACTTTTTGAGCCGGTGCGCCCGCGATCTTGGCCTGTGGATCGTGGGTGGCACGCTGCCCATCTCGACGACGGCAGCCGAACGCGTACGAAACAGCAGTCTGGTCTTTGATGCGACCGGTCAATGCGTGGCGCGCTACGACAAGATTCATCTTTTTCGCTTTGACAATGGCGTTGAGTGCTATGACGAGGCCCGCGTGCTGGAAGCGGGCACGCAAGCCGTGACCTTTGATCTGGCATCCTGCGATGGCAATACCTACCGGATCGGCCTCAGCATTTGTTATGACCTGCGTTTTCCCGAGTTGTACCGTCAATTGGCGGCCGATGTTTTGTTGGTGCCCAGCGCATTTACCTTCACCACGGGGCAGACGCACTGGGAGGTGCTGCTGCGGGCACGCGCGATTGAAAATCTTGCCTATGTGATCGCCGCGGCGCAGGGCGGTGTGCATGACAATCGGCGCCGTACCTGGGGCCACAGCATGATGATCGACCCATGGGGCCAAATCCTGGCCCAACAGGCAGGGGGTCCTGCGGTCATCGTGGCCGAGGTCACCCAGGAATTTCTGCAGTCGGCCCGAGCCCGGCTACCCGCGCTCAATCACACTGTGCTGGGTGCGTAG
- the cadR gene encoding Cd(II)/Pb(II)-responsive transcriptional regulator → MKIGELSTRSGCPVQTIRYYEAEHLLQPPQREANNYRSYSQAHLHRLNFIVRCRSLDMAQEEIRTLLSLQDEPSRSCDEVDALLEAHLQHVSSRITALQALKRQIQAIRATCAGGSVIGECGALESLKQATGANDVVHSHVRGVHR, encoded by the coding sequence ATGAAAATTGGCGAATTGTCGACCCGAAGCGGTTGCCCGGTCCAAACCATCCGCTACTACGAAGCGGAGCACTTGCTGCAGCCGCCGCAACGCGAAGCCAACAACTACCGCTCGTACAGCCAGGCCCACCTGCACCGCCTGAACTTCATCGTCCGGTGTCGATCGCTGGACATGGCGCAGGAGGAAATCCGAACGTTGCTGAGCCTCCAGGACGAACCCTCCCGATCCTGCGATGAAGTGGACGCGCTTCTGGAAGCGCATCTGCAGCACGTCTCCAGCCGCATCACGGCGCTGCAGGCTTTAAAGAGGCAAATCCAGGCCATCCGTGCGACCTGCGCGGGTGGTTCGGTCATCGGGGAATGCGGTGCCCTTGAATCGTTGAAACAGGCGACGGGCGCCAATGATGTGGTGCACTCGCACGTGCGCGGCGTGCACCGCTAG
- a CDS encoding lytic murein transglycosylase — MEQMQIPFHFPVSARCWLVPAWLAIVSVAGCASAPSVETQAPPASTVGANPTRAGSIDVEHSQKFARWVLEFSTTARAAGIDEATLRSAFDDVHFIPRVIELDSAQPEFTRTVWDYLDSALSTRRIARGRDKLLQLHPVVEPIAARYGVPAEVLVAIWGMESNFGSNVGDIPTIDALATLGFEGRREQWARGQLLAALRILQNRDIDRAQMMGSWAGAMGQTQFLPSNFLAYAVDADADGRRDIWNSLADVMASTANFLASSGWQVGPPWGVEVRLPPDFDYARADADLRQPTTQWMDEGVQTMDGAPLPALADSSILLPAGARGPAFLVGPNFRTILRYNNSTSYALAVGLLAQQLAGGPATQAPWPRDLQLLSRSQLLALQTALKERGFDTGTPDGMMGPATQRGVRRCQRSLGLPADGYPTLDLLQRLQ, encoded by the coding sequence ATGGAGCAAATGCAAATACCATTCCATTTTCCAGTGTCTGCTCGCTGCTGGCTTGTTCCCGCGTGGCTGGCGATCGTCTCGGTTGCGGGTTGCGCCTCCGCACCATCAGTCGAGACCCAGGCACCGCCTGCCTCGACGGTCGGCGCCAACCCGACGCGAGCCGGGTCCATTGATGTCGAACACAGCCAGAAGTTCGCCCGCTGGGTGCTCGAGTTCAGCACCACCGCACGCGCAGCCGGCATCGATGAGGCCACGCTCCGCAGCGCCTTTGACGACGTGCACTTCATCCCCCGCGTCATCGAGTTGGATAGCGCGCAGCCCGAATTCACCCGCACGGTATGGGACTACCTCGACAGCGCGCTGTCGACGCGGCGAATCGCCCGTGGCCGGGATAAGCTGCTGCAACTGCACCCGGTTGTCGAGCCCATCGCAGCGCGCTACGGCGTTCCGGCCGAGGTTCTCGTCGCGATCTGGGGCATGGAGAGCAATTTCGGCAGCAACGTGGGCGACATCCCGACCATCGACGCCTTGGCGACGCTCGGTTTCGAGGGCCGGCGCGAGCAGTGGGCGCGTGGCCAGTTGCTCGCAGCATTGAGAATCCTGCAGAACCGTGACATCGACCGCGCGCAGATGATGGGTTCGTGGGCCGGCGCGATGGGCCAGACGCAGTTCCTGCCATCGAACTTTCTGGCCTATGCGGTCGATGCCGATGCCGATGGCCGACGCGATATCTGGAACAGCCTCGCCGACGTGATGGCCTCGACCGCCAACTTCCTGGCAAGCTCCGGATGGCAGGTCGGCCCGCCGTGGGGGGTGGAGGTGCGCTTGCCGCCGGACTTCGACTACGCGCGCGCCGACGCCGACCTGCGGCAGCCGACGACCCAATGGATGGACGAGGGTGTGCAAACCATGGACGGCGCGCCGCTGCCGGCGTTGGCCGACAGTTCGATCCTGCTTCCCGCCGGCGCGCGCGGGCCGGCCTTCCTGGTCGGACCCAACTTCCGCACGATCCTGCGCTACAACAACTCGACCAGCTATGCGCTCGCTGTCGGCCTGCTGGCGCAACAGCTGGCCGGCGGCCCCGCGACGCAGGCACCCTGGCCGCGCGATTTGCAGCTACTTTCGCGCAGCCAGTTGCTGGCGCTGCAGACGGCGCTGAAAGAACGTGGCTTCGACACCGGCACGCCCGACGGCATGATGGGCCCGGCCACACAGCGCGGCGTTCGTCGATGCCAGCGCAGCCTGGGCCTGCCGGCGGACGGCTATCCGACCCTGGACCTTCTGCAGCGCCTGCAGTGA
- a CDS encoding allophanate hydrolase-related protein, with translation MATHSAREFGTFVSGIAAPLGIGTVELADGTSVQGFVCEAHATTQAQDISHFGGWRAYLRSLG, from the coding sequence CTGGCAACTCACTCAGCGCGCGAGTTTGGTACCTTTGTGTCAGGCATTGCGGCACCCTTGGGCATTGGCACGGTCGAATTGGCAGACGGCACCTCGGTGCAAGGCTTTGTTTGTGAGGCCCACGCAACGACCCAGGCGCAAGACATCAGCCATTTTGGTGGTTGGCGGGCCTATTTGCGCAGCCTCGGTTGA